A region of the Salvia splendens isolate huo1 chromosome 11, SspV2, whole genome shotgun sequence genome:
AATATCACTTTTCGTATTCCATTCATCCCCTTCCTCACTTGCCTTTTGTTGCTAATTCATCTCGTTTTTCTGATATTCGTGGAATTATTCAGGTACTACGGCGGATGATTTGTTTCCACTCTTTGATAAGTATGGAAAAGTGGTGGATGTGTTCATACCCAGGGACCGTAGGTAATGCTTTTGTATGTTTGCATAATCTGTATAAGTTTGGTTGAAGTTTGGTTGggaatcatttttttttgtggttgTATTAGAACATTGTTTGAGTGATAAATCAAATGGTGTAAATTTTTTTTGCTGGATTATGTAAACGCTTCTAAATGCTTGTATTAATGTAATTGATACATGTGAGTACAGGAACTATTTTTGTGATTTCAAATTGTTCATCTCTGTACAAGTGTAGTTTTACAGTGTCAATTTGTGAGCTGAACTGTTGAACACCTCATACATGTAATGTAATATTCGTGTTGAATGTCTTTAAATATGTTTTGCAAAATGTGTTATTTCTTATATCAGAACGGGGGACTCGAAGGGCTTTGCATTTGTACGATATAAATACCAAGATGAAGCTCAGAAGGCTGTTGAGAAGCTAGATGGTGAGTTGGAATTGTTTTTTGCGATGGTTTGTATGATAGTGTAAATTTCCACTTCTCTGTCATCTGAGAATGATATACTGTGGGGTGCAGGAAGAGTTGTTGATGGGAGAGAAATAATGGTTCAATTTGCTAAATATGGGCCCAATGCTGAACGGATGTGAGATTTCTTTTCTTCCCTTTTAACGTTGCAATTTTAAGTTTTGAATATGGGGTTTTGGTTGAATTATCTCTTATGATTTCATATTTTGTTTGGTGCGCCTATCAATGTTGAGAACTTGAGTTACAAGTATTAAACTTTCATTCAGATATCATAGGTTCCTCCAGAACACCCAAGTCTAACAAATATTTCTGATTTTGATCAGTCATAGAGGTAGGATTGAGGAACCTGTTTCCAGGTTGAGGTCCAGAGGGAAGTCAAGAAGCCGCAGTCCTCGCCCGAGGTAGGGAACTTTGGTTTTATGCTTATCTGTGATCATTGGAAATAATAATTTGTTTCATaaggtgtgtgtgtgtattgATTTTTCTAAATGGATGTTGATACTTGTTCTACTGGATAATCACTATTgcttatttgttttaatttagtactccctccgttccggcGTTCCCCCATAGTTGAGGTGTTTCTTTTCGCCATAGAGTTTAAGAAcaaaaaatgtttagtgttaGGGAGAGAAAAGTAAGACAAAGGAAAAAGTAGATAGAATATAAAGtagaaaagtgaataaagtaagagagagaatgaagTAGGAAATGAGAGGTGAGTTAATGATTACCATATAGGgatatgactcaactatgaaggaatttcacaaaatggaaaatgactcaactatggtagaatggatggagtattatgaATGCCTACTTTTAATTATTAGTCAAAATCGATAATGACTTTTTCTCTACTGCTGGACAGTTAGCAGTGATTATCTAAGCTTATTGTAGACATCTTATATGCCCCAACATCTTTATAAGATGTTTCAAGAGCTTATAAgttagagagatagagagaaagaaTCATGAATGAAATGGGAAGGTTATATGATAGACATAACAAGAATAATGGggttatttttataaattggtTATTGCTCATAAGATGATGCAAAAAATAAGATGCGTTGAGAAATTTATCTCTTTAGTGGAGCTTATGTTTAGATCTTAATATCTTATAAGCAGTTTAGGAACTTATTTCGGCAAACATTTATCAGGAGCTTATAAGCAGTGTTGTTTCTGACCTAATGTCTTGCATTCCTCAAGAGCTTAATGCACTGGATTCATTACAGGGACAGGGACAGGGACAGGGACAGGGACAGGGATAGGGACAGGGCTCGCAGTAGGAGAAGCGACAGTAGAAGTAGAGATATAAGCGAGCGTGACTATCCTCGTGACAGGCACAGGGATAAGCGATATCGGAGCAGGAGTAGGTCTCGAAGCCGGAGCCTTAGTGGAAGTCCTGGTTATCGTAGAGAACGTGGAAGAGGCAAATATGATAATGAAGATGATGAGAGACGTAGACGAAGTCCGTCTTATAGAAGGTATATCTTTTAACACAATCCAACATCTGAGTTTCATTAGTTTCTActctttaaaatttatttttgattgTGCTTTGTTGTATATGAAAGTGCTTCTCCTATTCGGCGAAGTCCCAGTCCTCGTAGGAGTCCATCTCCAAACAAAACACCTCCTTCTAGGGATGGAAGTCCTACCTTGGATAAATACAAAAAACAACCTACCACATCGATTAGCCCCCCTCCACGCAGTCGACCTGATTCTCCGAGTCCCCCTCCACGTGGTCATCGTGTTTCTCGGAGCCCCTCTCCACATTCTGACGCTGATGTAAGTATTTTAAACTTCTTCCTATACTGTTTGTCAGAATTGTCTTCCCCAGACATGTTCAACCTTCCCTGCTATGTTTTGGCCAGGAATGAAGGAGCGAACTTCTTCTTGTGGTATCGTTTTCTTGGTGCTGGCGATGCGTAACTTGATCTATCTTGTAATTACCTATGTGTGGCGGTAGTGGACCTATCCTTCTGTCTTATGTTAGATTCTGCGCCTGCTTAAAATAGTAATGTATCAATCTAAACTCAATACCTTTCTgaggtggtttttttttaatttatgtttcaGTAGTTATTTATTGTTTCTAATAAGTTTCAAAATTATTGTTCTTACCTAAATAAAAGTTATTGATAACTTCACTTATATAGAACCCTTTTACCAGCCTTGTATAGTTTGTGTTCCTGAGGATAGTTGCTGGTTGACAAGATGATGCTTGCAGCTATCGAAGCTTCATTTAGATGATGCAGTAGatgttgatgcagcttttgtaTTTCTCTTTCCCAGTAACATTTCAGACCACTTGACGCATAGGTATCTCTTTCCCATTAACATGTTTGTCGATGTTCCTATGCTTGAGGGTGGTAAGATGTTGAACCTTTTTGGTGTGTGAGTTGATATGCTTCTTAATTGTGGTTGTTAGTTGGAAAGGTTAGTATTTGAGAGGTGTGAGTAATGCCATTGTTATTCTATATTCGACTCTATTTTCTACGACGCAAGGAATCTAGTATCAAAGCTAAAGTCCTCTACTNNNNNNNNNNNNNNNNNNNNNNNNNNNNNNNNNNNNNNNNNNNNNNNNNNNNNNNNNNNNNNNNNNNNNNNNNNNNNNNNNNNgacgtccgccattgtgcatggtatgcacggatacggaattccgccgaggacaccgtagttccgcggcgttacgcggaattccgtcgcgacgggcgtgcggacgttcgccattgcgttgactcccacggacgtctgCGCGGAATttccgtttattgcattaaacttttttaattgtgggaagtccttatgacgtgacagtgtactgggaagtccgtatgatatggcagaaggtgtttttgggaattccgtgTCACTGCcaatgctcttagagcatccacaatggcacctagcgcaccgcctagccgagccgcggcgctaggcggtccgctaggcgaaccattgtaACAGCCGAGTCGGTTTTCGgaaaaaaaatcgcctagcgctaggcgatgtgtgggcgctgggcgatccgctaggcgccattgcaggctccggatcgccgagcgcatcgcccagcggatttttttttttaaattttggaaacactatatatacgcgctttgcaggtcattttcattcgcaccgcttgttttaacgagttttctctctatcttaatttatgtacaagagaaacaacgcgaaatggagaacaacagcgaaggtactccagtgatgagcgggtctcaaacttccccggtacccgtgggaggtggatgaggTCTGATGCCAGGGTACTActacatgtacccgtggcaggggatgatgcccaggatggcagccggggggaatatgcccgggatggcagctgggggtaccggggatgcaacctggaatgcagatgatgccggggtgggtgcccgggatgcagatgatgcccggggggtgCCCggaatgcagatgatgccgggggggACGGCGATGCAGCCCCTGACGGGGGGGGAGGGGTACCcacgacgcaggggacgccgggggaggaaaacgtctatcgccccagttttgatttttcgactgcttcttcgcacacatcgaccccaacggaggcgcagtTAACGCAATTTGATACTTTTTCAttagatgagttggggtttgatattctcggagttccggatactcccgttcaaacggggggagcagtgcggggtcgtggcgccccaaagaagaagggcaaggggaagagggtcggcgagtcgtcacagccgggtgaggacgactgctcggtactgaggaggtggacggatgcGAAGAACGttgcgctgtccaaggcgtgggtgagtgtttgcgatgatcccctcacttcgaacaatcagaggatcgtcaacttgtgggctaaaatagcagcagcctacaagacattttgcccggaggggaggccacgcaccggggaggattgccgaaaggcgtgggaccgaatcagggctgcggtctcccaaTTTTCgagcttgtacaccaacgccctccgcatgcagagtagtggccaaacagaggatgattgcaggaggatagcggagaaagtcTTACCCCAACCGGGGTTGTATAAGGATTTAACCTACTGGAACTGTTTTGTGGTACTGAACGAATCCGAGAAGTTTCGAGggggtgtcgacgctggctggccgaagaagcaaagactgaactacaccggtgAATACAGCGgtagcagcggtggttcccacgacctccccgagacgaccCAGATGATCcccacccctcgttcgttcgcttGCCGACCTAGCTCGGCTGGGCaaaagcgggcgcaacgggaggcgaggggggtcgtcgggggttcccaggaggtccagtcggcatccccctttggCCAGTCCACAGcagatctcaaattcttcgcgcgtcaacaaacacgcgctcagatggtcaagacgttagccgaatggcgggcggcgacggaccccgtggagaagagttttcttcacgcattgctcgtgagcatgcgtgacgatttgggtggaggcggcggcgatggtggcgacggaggcagCGGTGACGGTGGTGGCGGAGGCTACGATGacagtggcgacggaggcgacagagacgaggagtgaatttttttaattaatgtactttttttattttgattgtatttttttaattaatgtactttttaaaattttaatagtattattaaaatttcccgtatctgtgtcgtaaatttaattccgtatgttgtgtgattgttaattatttgttttatataattttgagtgatgtggctaggttATGGATGAACTATGACTGTGCTATTTGCTTGTCTTGATGATGCGGCAGAAGGATTTTTAAggctgatgatgtggtaggaggagtttgtggttatgctatgactgggctatcaCTGAGCTATTCATAttggggatgctcttagtatAGATAACAACTCGACAAAGCAACACGAGCCCAATGCCTTAATTCACAATTTCCACGCCATAAAAACACTTTTTGCCTCCCTTTTCAAATTTCCAACTGCAGTTTCTCGGATTCTCGATTGCTGCTATTGCATTTTCTTCTCTgcccaaaaaaggaaaaaaatccGAATTCTGTATTTGATTTCATCGATCGGGTTACATATGGCCGTTATCTGCGCTCAAATTTTGACCTTTCGTCAACATTAATTCAAACTGGTGGTTTCTTAATGGTGAAGCGAAGATTTTGCTTCACGTGATGCGGCATCACTGATGCCGTTCCGGGGTCTCATTACAAAATCCGGCCGCCCTCGATTTTTTGTGTGATTTTGAGGGCAGTTCTTCGGTTTATGCTTCGATCAACCATTTTATCGAGCACTTCGTGATCAATACATAGTATTTGTGTTTTTTCCCTTTCGTTGGAATTGAGTTGTTAGGAATTTCCCAAAATCAGTTATATTCATTTGACGTTACTGCAATCCGGCAACAGGGCAAGGAACTCGATACTTGAAGAAGGTATACGACTGTTTTTTAGATGGTGTAGTTCTCTCTGTATTGTTTATCTAGTTGGTTCTGTTGATTGCTGATGCTGTTGCTGTCTTCTTAGATTTTTCGGGGAGACTCTTGGGCAATTGGTTGCAAATGGGGCCGATATTCTACATCCTGATAGCATTGCCTTGTACAATAGGGGCAATAGCACTTGCCCTTCGCCACATTTACAACCATTTACTGAATTATACTGAGCCAACATATCAGAGATACATAGTCCGCATTATCTTTATGGTTCCTGTGAGTTCCCCCATTCTCTGTCACTAGACCTTCTTGTTGATTATGTGATAAATGCTTATTGTGTGCCATCATCCAAAGTTGACTTCTTCTCACTAGTTTCTGCTCATTTGCTGGGACATTACCATCCAATCGTTTGCTTCGGTCAACTGCTATATACAATGCTTTAAATGAgagtttagagcatccacagtggcgcctagcgcaccgcctagccgagcgccggcgctaggcggtcgctaggcgaaccattggaggagccgaaaaccgccgagcggttttccggaaatcaatttcgcctagcgctaggcggtcaaaatccgctgggctatgcgctgggcgatccgctcggctccattgcagcgcccggatcgcccagcgcatagcccagcggattttttatttttaatttttaattttaatattaaaatttgtaaaatatttttaactataatacatataataaaaaatattaaacttatatttattcttttatcTACTATAATAAAAgttatattgaaattaaaatttataaagtattcacaaatttaatttttattataggtaaatttttttattaattttaattttaattaatttttataaaatattttataaattttaatttaattaaattttattaaaggTAAAAATATCTTATAAATCTTAACATTTAAATAATTACATTAATCTGGTTAATTAGattcattattaaattattaatttggcCAAAACATATTTGGCCAAAACATattaagtaatgtactttttgcgattttgaatgtcattttttttaaatgtactttttaaaaatttttgtactttttttaatttattgtactttttgtaaaaattaaaataatattattaatgtttcccgtatatgtctcgtaaattaaattccgtatattgtgttattagtgatgtggctattgatgtggctgggctatttatgatatggctaggctatggctgggctatttctgatgtggcaggaggatttttagtattgatgatgtggcaggaggagtttgtggctaggctatggctgggctattgctgggctataaccactgtggatgctctgaacTTTTATATTTCGTTATTATTGGGAGATTGTTATTGGAAAATGTGCATACCATTATGCTTGTATGAAAAGGAACTAGTTGGATTTTTTTTGTTACAGTATGTATGAATGTTGAGAAGATTCTCTCTTTAACTAAGGGAACTAATCTAGCCAACATTTCCATGAATTTTGGTGGAGAGCCTCCTATTGGTATCTGATTTTCTACTATGATGATAATATTGTCTTGCTAGATTTCACACGATCAATCTTGTTAGTCGAATAATACTTTAAAGTGATGTCCCAGTTTCTGGAATTTGAGTTAGGCATGTGCATTACTAATCTTAATCATTGTCTGTCTATATGGTTGATTATACAAGCTTATAATCCAAACCAAGCATTCACTATGGGATATTGGGATCTTTATGCTATAATTTTCTTCAATCTACTCGTGAGTGGGTTCTAATCATCTTTAGTGTCTATCTCTAACAGGTATACGCATTGATGTCTTTCTTGTCCTTAATCGTGAATAAACATGCAATTTACTTCAATTCAATCCGAGAAATGTAAGTATGCTCATCacattttcatattttgttttgaacGAGTTTAAGTAAGGAATAGACCTCAATGGCACTCCTGACTTTTTGATTATGTGGTTGATTGGGTTTACAAGTATCAATGTTACTCCTAGACAAAAATAATGTACTATGATGAAAAGGTTTACAAATATGAGATATCCCTCAATCTTGGAGTAATGAAATAACGTGATGCTGCTTCTAACTTTCTGACAATGCTGCTTTTCTGCAGTTATGATCTATTTTGGTTCCCAAATGTGATGGAGAAAATCGTATTGATATATTTAAGCctctaaaattttaatttgaactCTTATACTTATTGTAGCTTAATCAAGTATCATTTTCTCGCGTACCTGTGTGGTAGACCTGTTGTTTCATTTCATGAATTCATTCTTAGTGTTCGACCGTTCGTAATTAAGAAGATTTAATCTATTTTAGTCTTTATCAACATGTGAAATCATCCATCCTCTGTATGACAATGAATAAGCTtttgacaaacgataaacaaattatgcatcACTCAAATGAATTAACAGTTTGAGTTCTGGCGCTTGATAGTGTTGATGCTGTAGGTAATAGGTATGTTCGGTTTGAGTGCTGGCACTTGATAGTGTTAATGCCGTAGGTTATAGGTATGTGAATAACTGGTAAAAGTTCATCTGGGTGTCATTGTATTTATGGAACTACTAACTCCATGATAGGGCAAAGATCCTGGAGTTCACACTTTTTAACTTATTTTTCATATaaccaaaaatatttattttagttcCATAAACTATTTTGTACCAGCTGCCCCTCAGTACTTTTGGTTGCTTGCAAGTTGCAACATGATTTTCCTGAAACATAAGatttttattgatttatgttttcTGAGGTAAAAAAGGAGTTGCATGTGCATTATACATTTTTCTGTAAACGTAGTGCAACAAGAATTTGAGAGCAGGGCATCCATGACATGTGTGCTCATGTTTACTTCATACATAACATGGTTCCGGATTTCATAGAGAACTGAGTATATAGTGAATCGTAGAATATTTGGAATCAAAACAATACCAGTGTTTACCACACAAGAACCATTGCATACACCTGCCTCTTATGTTTGTATGTCTTGGTCTCTTGGTTGCATATACTGTTCTTTTCTTAGATTTCttgattttttgtttataaCTGCTTAGATTATTTTCGATGATGTTTGAGCTTTTATAgcttatttcatttcattcagaCAATTAGATGTTTTTCTAATAATTTTTTCCTACAGATATGAAGCTTGGGTCATTTATAATTTCCTTTCACTATGCTTAGCGTGGGTAGGTGGTCCAGGTGCTGTTGTGCTAAGTTTAACTGGGAAAGTTCTGAAACCGAACTGGTGTCTAATGACATGCTGCTTCCCCCCTATGGCATTGGATGGGTGAGCCTTCCTGCATGAACTACCATTTTTTTGGCTGATCACAGGATTATACATATGGTggctattttttaatttttaaacatCATATGTATATTGCTGTCGTTGTTAGGATTTGGTGTGGGAAACCATATGCATAGCAGGTAACAATAATCAGATTCATGTCtatgtatattatatatttCAGAATCTTTGTTTTAGTTCTAGAATCTAGTCAATCAGAAAACTTAACACTTTGTTTGGGTTGAGgtattatatgtatatttggGTTGCTGGAGGGACCAGAtgcatataaaaatattagatTCTTCAAACTCTTTGGTTTCAGTTTTGTTTATTGGCTATTATGGGTAACATCTTTTACTCATTCAAGATGCACTCACATCTAATTCTAGTTAAAGTATTGTTCTATACTCTTTTCCATCTATTTAGAGGCCCaatttacattttaaaaattttctagAAGGGTGACAGTGGTTATACTTGTATTCTTCAATTCACTGCAATGCTCCTATTTCTTTGCTCAGGTGATTAGCAGTTTGGTGTCATTTAAGGTCTTGAAGTTTGTTAAGCATTCATTTCGTATTTGTGAGAGCTTATAGTTATAGACAGTTTGCTTGGTTCAATGATATCATTGTAGGCTGTTTGACCATGAAGGAAGGTTTGGGTACTGCACTATTGGTGCTATTCAGAAACTGTTACATTTTGTCACTGCATCTTGTCTGCTTTTGTGTCTTATTTAGGCTGTGTCAAAATCATTGTCGTAATAGTTCTGAGTAAATATTCTACTTGA
Encoded here:
- the LOC121753772 gene encoding serine/arginine-rich splicing factor SC35-like isoform X1, with protein sequence MSHFGRSGPPDIRDTFSLLVLNITFRTTADDLFPLFDKYGKVVDVFIPRDRRTGDSKGFAFVRYKYQDEAQKAVEKLDGRVVDGREIMVQFAKYGPNAERIHRGRIEEPVSRLRSRGKSRSRSPRPRDRDRDRDRDRDRDRARSRRSDSRSRDISERDYPRDRHRDKRYRSRSRSRSRSLSGSPGYRRERGRGKYDNEDDERRRRSPSYRSASPIRRSPSPRRSPSPNKTPPSRDGSPTLDKYKKQPTTSISPPPRSRPDSPSPPPRGHRVSRSPSPHSDADE
- the LOC121753772 gene encoding serine/arginine-rich splicing factor SC35-like isoform X2; this encodes MSHFGRSGPPDIRDTFSLLVLNITFRTTADDLFPLFDKYGKVVDVFIPRDRRTGDSKGFAFVRYKYQDEAQKAVEKLDGRVVDGREIMVQFAKYGPNAERIHRGRIEEPVSRLRSRGKSRSRSPRPRDRDRDRDRARSRRSDSRSRDISERDYPRDRHRDKRYRSRSRSRSRSLSGSPGYRRERGRGKYDNEDDERRRRSPSYRSASPIRRSPSPRRSPSPNKTPPSRDGSPTLDKYKKQPTTSISPPPRSRPDSPSPPPRGHRVSRSPSPHSDADE